From one Cyprinus carpio isolate SPL01 chromosome B3, ASM1834038v1, whole genome shotgun sequence genomic stretch:
- the LOC122136629 gene encoding ribonuclease inhibitor-like, whose translation MNPYKIKLGIWICSCGSCWASHWSPIRRLLQALLTPTVDTSQTIRETTQYIKDKIKQDHISTERCINLFLCMIEVNDQTLYREIEEFVRLNKHSEKKLSAAHCSAIAYMLQMSEEALDEFDLKKYNTSNEGRGRLIPAVINCKKAILAICNLTVESCKIIASCLQSSNSPLRELDVSNNDLQDSGVKLISDALKNPNCQLEILRLSGCMVTDEGCCYLASALSSNPSHLRELDLSYNHLEHSGFQLRSYQNDPDYALKILNLDHNGHFRIIPGLQKICLYSYSRSKTQQTLNLILSENNRKVTRVEEQQLYPDHPERFDNVPQVLCQESLPGRCYWETEWSGWGHIALVYRGITRKGSSDSWFGLNERNWNLYWNSSLKHL comes from the exons ATGAAtccatacaaaataaaactgggcatctggatctgttcctgcggttcctgctgggcatctcactggagtccaatcaggaGACTCTTACAGGCTCTACTGACACCCACGGTGGACACCTCACAAACCATCAGAGAAACAACACAGTacattaaagataaaattaaacaGGATCACATCTCCACTGAAAGATGCATCAATCTGTTTCTGTGTATGATTGAAGTGAATGATCAGACTCTGTACAGAGAGATTGAGGAGTTTGTGAGATTAAACAAACACTCAGAGAAGAAACTCTCTGCTGCTCACTGTTCAGCAATAgcctacatgcttcagatgtcagaggaggCACTGGATGAGTTTGATCtcaagaaatacaacacatcaaaTGAGGGAAGAGgaagactgataccagctgtgatcaactgcaaGAAAGCTAT TCTTGCTATTTGTAATCTCACAGTTGAGTCCTGTAAAATCATTGCTTCATGTCTTCAATCCTCAAATTCTCCTCTGAGAGAGCTTGATGTGAGTAACAATGATCtccaggattcaggagtgaagctgatcTCTGATGCACTCAAGAACCCAAACTGTCAACTAGAAATACTGAG GTTATCAGGCTGTATGGTGACCGATGAGGGGTGTTGTTAtttggcttcagctctgagttcaaacccgtcacacctgagagagctggacctgagctACAATCACCTAGAACACTCAGGATTTCAGCTGCGCTCTTATCAAAATGATCCAGACTATGCACTGAAGATACTCAA tcTAGACCACAATGGACACTTCAGAATCATACCAGGACTacaaaaaat ATGCCTGTACTCTTACTCtagatccaaaacacagcaaaccctCAACCTCATACTGTCTGAGAACAACAGAAAGGTGACACGTGTGGAAGAACAGCAGttgtatcctgatcatccagagagatttgataATGTTCCTCAGGTTCTGTGTCAAGAGAGTCTgcctggacgctgttactgggagactgAATGGAGCGGCTGGGGACATATAGCACTGGTATACAGAGGAATCACCAGAAAAGGAAGTAGTGACTCTTGGTTTGGACTCAATGAACGTAACTGGAATCTTTACTGGAATAGCAGccttaaacatttataa